A single region of the Ochotona princeps isolate mOchPri1 chromosome 10, mOchPri1.hap1, whole genome shotgun sequence genome encodes:
- the LOC118759111 gene encoding prostaglandin-E(2) 9-reductase-like isoform X2, translating into MDPKHQRVALNDGHSIPVLGFGSFGASEVSLNPSETVEATTKAIDAGFRHIDSAYAYQNEEQVGQAIRSKIADGTVKREDIFYTSKLWCTFHRPELVRTCLEWSLKKLQLDYVDLYIIHFPVSLKPGEDMIPKDENGKVIFDTVDLCATWEAMEKCKDAGLVKSIGVSNFNRRQLEMILNKPGLKYKPVCNQVECHLYLNQSKLLNYCKSKGIVLVAYSALGSHRLPQWVDQNSPKLLEDPVISAIAKKHKRTPAQIALRYQLQRGVVVLAKSFNEKRIKENAQIFDFELPSEDMKALDGLDRNLRYSHLEFGIGHPNYPFSEEY; encoded by the exons AATCCCAGTGAGACTGTGGAGGCCACCACAAAAGCTATAGATGCTGGATTTCGCCACATTGATTCTGCTTATGCATACCAAAATGAGGAACAAGTCGGTCAGGCCATCCGCAGCAAGATTGCAGATGGCACTGTGAAGAGAGAAGACATATTCTACACTTCCAAG CTTTGGTGCACTTTCCATCGACCAGAGCTGGTTCGAACATGCTTGGAATGGTCACTGAAAAAACTTCAGCTGGACTATGTTGATCTCTATATTATTCACTTCCCAGTATCTCTGAAG CCTGGTGAGGATATGATTCCAAAAGATGAAAATGGAAAAGTAATATTTGACACAGTGGATCTCTGTGCCACTTGGGAG GCCATGGAAAAGTGCAAGGATGCAGGGCTGGTGAAGTCCATTGGGGTTTCCAACTTTAACCGCAGACAATTGGAGATGATTTTGAACAAGCCAGGCCTCAAGTACAAGCCTGTGTGCAACCAG GTGGAATGTCATCTGTATCTGAACCAGAGCAAACTGTTGAATTACTGCAAGTCCAAAGGCATTGTTCTTGTTGCCTATAGTGCTCTGGGATCACATCGACTTCCACAATG GGTGGATCAGAATTCCCCCAAACTGCTGGAAGACCCAGTGATTTCTGCCATAGCCAAAAAGCATAAGCGAACTCCAGCCCAGATTGCCCTTCGGTACCAGCTGCAGCGTGGGGTTGTGGTCCTGGCCAAGAGCTTCAATGAGAAGCGGATCAAGGAGAATGCTCAG ATTTTTGACTTTGAATTGCCTTCAGAGGACATGAAAGCACTAGATGGCTTGGATAGAAATCTTCGCTATTCTCACCTTGAATT tgGTATTGGACACCCAAATTACCCATTTTCTGAGGAATATTAA